The nucleotide sequence TCGGGAATTCATCCTGGAGTCGGCCCTGGAGCGCGGGGTAATGATGCCCATAATAGGCATCAAACCGGGCAGTTCATCCAAGAAAACCAGGGTAATGCAATACCAGCCATATGTCGAGGCAGGAATCCTGAGGTTCAACCAGACAATGAAAGGATCGGTAGAGATGGATAAGCTGATGGCATTCCCCACCAAGGGAATCAATGACGGCATACCTGATGCAATCTACTATGCGGTCATGGGTACCAGCGGCCCGATGACCCCGACAGGGGCTGCTTCAGCAAAGAAGAAAAGCAGGACAAAGGAACTCTTGAGGAGATACATACATGGATAAACAAACACTATCAGTTGAATTCATCAGGGACTTCACCAGCTTCCTTTCATGGATGCCATCCCCTGATGAGATCATGCGACGTACCGGGGATGCCGTCACCCTCTATGACGAGATGCTTACAGACGGAAGGGTGAGCAGCCTGTTCTATTCCCGTCGAAACGCAACCATGAACCTTCCTCTTGAGATACCTGAAACCGACAACAAGGCCATTGATGCCTATGTTGAATGGGCGTTTAAGGAGCGTGACATCCGCAAGTTTGGGTGGTTACTGTTGACCAATGCCCTCAAGTACGGGCACCAACCGATGGAGATTGTCTGGAAGCGTGAGAAGGGTCTCTGGAAGATCAGCTATCTGAAAGGCCACAACATCAACCAGTACTGGTATGACGAACGTGGAAATCTTTATTACTCGGACATGGATGGGCAGAAGCTGCTCAACCAGCCATACAAGTGGATCATCCACAGGCATGAGGGTGATACGCACAACAATCCCCAGGGAGTGTCCATTCTGAAGGCTGCGTACTGGGCTTTCAAGTTCAAGCAGCTTGGATTCCAGTTCTGGGTAACCGCCACAGAGAAATTCAGCGTACCATCAATCCTTGCCATATTCGAGCAGAGCGGGAATCCTGAGGATGTAAGGAAGCGGGCAGAAGAGCTGGCTGACATGATATCCTCCATATCCTCAGGGTCCACTGGGGCGGTTGCAAACATCAAGGACATCAAGACGCTCAGCATGAGCGGGAATCTCAAGGATTTTGAGGTGCTGATATCGACCTGTGATGTCCAGATTGCCTATGCATTGACTGGACAGAGCCTTGCTACCAACAACCCGACCCAAGGCACCCAGGCACTGGGTACGGTCCATGAAGCGACCATGCATGGGTTTGTGGAGAACGATGCCAGGGCGCTCTCCTATACGTTGCAGGCTTTGGCCAAGATGTGCATCGAACTCAACTTCGGGGAAGGGATGCCTTATCCGGAAGTTGTTTTCGATACAGGTGACCAGGCAACATGGGAACAGGTATTGGCTGCAATCAGAGAGGGGGTTCCCGTCAGCAAATCGAAGATCTACAGCAGATACCGGATTCCCGAACCTGATGACGAAGAAGATACCTTCATGAGGCAAGAGACAATGCCCATGCCCACGGATCTGCAGGGTGAGATCATTGATGATCCGAAAGAACCGCAGGACCCACAGCCCAAGGGTCAGGGTGCAGCTGTTGCAGAGACAGGTGCCGGGGTCACTCTCAACGGGGCCCAGGTGCAGGCTGCAACCGGTATTGTCAAATCGGTTGAGGCCGGAGAGCTTCCCAGGGATTCAGGCGTTGCACAACTCAAGATATTGTTCAACCTTACCCAAGAGCAGGCCGAGGAGATGATGGGGTCTGCAGGCAAGCAACCGAAAAAGGCTGAGGAACCACCTGAGGGGGGAGACTTTGCCGATCCTGGTAAAAAAAAAGTCCGGACGATGACAGTGTTGATCCGCTGACCAAGGGGGAGACTGACAATATCCTCAGGCTGATACAGATTGAGGATGACTATCTGCCAAGGATCAGGGCAGCCATCAAGGCAGATATCGAGGAGTTCCTGGTTGAATTGAAGAAAGAACCTGGGCTTTTAAACACCGGTGAGTGGTATCCAAAGGCCAATGCAACGCTCATTAAACAGGGGTACGAGCTGTTCCTGCGTTCCTATCTGGAAGGCATGGCTGATGCTTCTGCTCCTGGAAAGGATATGGCCGATGGCATCCCCAAACCATTAAAGTTCGATGAGGCGATCGCCTTTGCAAAAGCCAAGATATCCATGGCCAAATCGGATTACAAGGCACTCAGCGACCAGATGCGTTACAGGGCATGGACTGTCGGCAGGCTGTCCCAGGTCGATGCAATCGACAAGGTGAGAAACCACTACCTGAAACAGCTGACCGGTGATGAATCTTCACTTGTTGGGTTCATTGACTCAATCAAGGCTGACGATGCACTGGTTGCTGCTGGTTTCGGGGAAGAGTCCCCCTGGTATTACGAGACGGTGTATCGGACAAACATCATGACCGACTACAATGCAGGGAGGGCTACAGCCTATACCTCGAACCAGCCGGTTGCCTTGGAGTTCATCGGTATCGAGGATTCAAGGCAGACATCCATCTGCGCTTCAAGAACCGGGACGATCCTTCCCTATACCGATCCCTGGTGGGAGAGCAACTGGCCACCCCTGCACTACAACTGCAGAAGCACCATCCGCCCCATATATAAGGAAGAGGCAGAGGTGACCGGCCTGGATGTGAAGGGGCTGCAGAAAACAGGAGTACCAAAAGAAGCCGTAAAATCCCAGCCTTCAGGAGGGTTTGGGAAAAATCCCATCATGGACAACGAGTTCTGGGCCCCGACTGCAGCACAGCAGGGACGGATCAACAGGGCACTGATACAGGAAGAGCTCAACGGGGTGGCAGGAGAGACGGTCTGTGCTGACTTCAAGGAGCCAAGAGAAGGCTGGGTGATTGATGATGCTCCTTCCAAAGGTGGGGTGAGATATCCGGGGAGCCTGGCAAAGGAGACCGAATTCCAATCCAATCTCAGGATGGCACGGACCCTTTCCGACAGGGGATATTTTGTTGAACTGAGAAAGGCGGAAAAGCTTGCAGGCAACAGGCAGTTCGATGCATGGATCAATGCGACCGAGCGCTGGGAGTTCAAATCAATAACCGGCAATGCTGTAAGGACCATGAGTGAGGCGATTGGAGAAGCTGCGAGACAGGCCCAACGTGTCATGATTGAGATTGCATCATCCGAACAATTGAGACAACTGGAGAAAGCAATCATCAGCAGAGCTCCATTGATCAAGAAGGAAGGAAGAATGATTTCTGTTCTCTGTATTTCCCGGGGGAAGAAAATGGTGACCATCACCTGGAAGGAACTGCAGGACAGCAAGAGGGTATCCGACATATTGACATCGTTGCTGGACTGACTAATACTATTAGTGGTCGGTGAAGTGGCAGGTCTTCGAACCTGAAAGTAACCGAATCCTATTTTTCACCGGCGAAGTGGTTAGGTCTGCGAACCTTTCAAGTACCCGGTACCATTAGGACGCACTCCATCTGGGGTGCGTTTTGTATGCCCCTCCAAAAACGGCCCACAGCGGCTCTTTACATTTCAGATGAATAATTCTTCCACTCTTCGGCCAACCCCCGTTTATCAACGTTGATAAACACCTCTGGGGGAAAGTTGGGGATGGGTGCGTCCAAGGGATTGCAGATAAACGGATGGTTTCCATTCAACACCCAGTAAACCTGTCCCCAAACCATTGGATTTCCTAGATGTCCAAAATGGTACGCTCAAGTGAACGGAATCTTAGAGCTATTCATACGGAGGAGGCCTCATGGAAGAAGGCAAGACGTTTAAGAGGTTGGAGCTGGCAAGGACTGGTCAGTTCGGGGTAGATGGAACTGAGCTCACCCTCAAGGATCTCAGGGAAGCTGTCGAGACGTTTGAGGGGACACCTCCCATTTCAATCGGCCACCAGATGGCAAAGGAAGATTGGTTCCCCAGATTTGGGTCCATCCTGTCGGTTGAACTGGAGGAAGATGATGATGGGGAGAACGGGACGCTTGTGGGGGATGTCGAGATGAGCGAGATTCTCGCCGATGCCTATGACCAGGGTTTCTATACCGGTTGGAGCATCAGCCTACCCCAGCGTGGAAGTGACTCAAAACGGTACATCCATCATTTGGCTTTCCTTGGGGCAATGCCCCCGAAGATCAGGGATCTGAAGGTGCTCCAGGAGCTGAAGAAGAAGGAATCAATCGATATGTCGGACTGCCAGAGCAATTCGACTTTCACCTATGTGAATCTTCCGGGGACCAAGCCCGGAAAAAATATGGAGGTGGGCATGGATACCAAGCAGAAAGAAACCCTGGAGTTTTCTGATGAGCAGAAGGAAAAGCTCAGCAGGGCTGAAAGGATTTTCCGAGAAGGGAAAAGAGACAAGCTGAAGGCAGCAGTAGGGGACCTGGTTCCGGAAGGGAAGATGGAAAGCCTGCTCGAGCTGAGTGACAGCTTGTGTGAGTCCAAGGATTTTGATTTCTCGGATGATGGGAAGAAGGTCAAGAAGGCTCCAGTGGATGTGCTGATTGATATCTTCAGTGCAATCCCCAAGGTCAATAAGAACCTTGAGGGGGAGATGGAGTTCTCGGACCCAACTACGACCGAGAAACCGATTGATTACGACGGCCTGGCCCAGAAGTTCTAGGTCGTAGAAAAGAGCAAGGAGAAAACAGATGGATGCAATGCTGTACAAGCAGACTATTGAGAACAATGAGGTCATCGACCTGAGGATCACCCCGGTGATCAAGACCTTGAGACTCAAGTCGGACCAGGGCGTCATCGCCAAGGGGACCGTGCTTCAGAAAAATTCTGATGCCCTCCATATCCCCCATGCTGCATATGCCGACCTCGCAATGGCTGGGACGGTTGATGGGTCGAACAAGGCTTTCACCTATGCAGGGGCAGGATTCCCTGGGGAGATTTCTCCAAGGAGCGTGATTGTTGCCCACGGTGATCAGCTACTCGTTGATGACGGTTGTGGCCGCCTTTACGGTGATGGGACCGGGACAGTCAACTATGTGACCGGAGCGGTGGCTGCGACGTTCACCACAGCCCCAGCCAGCGAGTCTGGTGCACCTGTGGTTGCTGCCAGGGGAGTACCTGTCGGGGTGGCCGTCAGGGCTGCTGACACCTCGCTGGGTACGAGTGGGGCTGCGAAGGATGATGTGGTCAGCACCTTGGTGTTTGGTTGTGTTGTCCGTGACCGGATCAATGTGGGTGGGGCCGCCATTGTCGACGCCGATGTTGACCTGTTGGCCAAGGCAAACGTATTCGCCCTGTACTAGGGTGAAGATTCAAATTACTGGATAAGGAGATCCATATGGACTTATATCAATTGATCAGAACGTATATGACCGCGGGCTGGATTGCCGGGATCATCGAGAGGATGCCCACGGCAAAGAGCGTCACCATTGACAAGGTGTTCGCGCGCAAGGAGAACAATCCATCTGCATATGCAGATCTTGCCGACATCGAGCGGTTGGTGGGAAGCGTGCCTGTGGTAAGTCGGGGTGGTGTGTCCATCAATGTTGCCGGGTCCACAATGACCAGGAGCAAGATTGAACCGATGCCGATCAGGCTCAACGACCAGTTCACAGGGGCAAGGCTGAATGACTTGCGCAATCTGCTGGGGGATGGGAGTACCAGGGGGCAGGCTGCGGTCCGCTCTGAGATCGACCGTATCACACGTGGCTTGATTGCCGACACACAGAAGACTCGGGATGCACTGTGCGCCCAGGCACTGACGGGGAAGATCGACTACCAGATGAGGACCGACGATGGCTTCACACGGTACGTCATCGATTTTGGAAGTCCTCTGAGCTATGTCCCAACCAAGAAGTGGGATGCTGCTGACATCAAGCTTGCCCAGGTCGTCAAGCATCTGATTGAGATGAGGGCAAAACTCAGGGCGAACGGACATGCGGGCAATGTGAGTTTCATGGCAGGCATTGATGCCTGGACGCAGCTTGCAAACCTGGTGGAAGTATTGCCGAACGACAACCGAAGCCGTGCAGCAATTGATGGGGAGAACATCACCATCAATGGGTTCAACATCATGCTCAATGATGGAGCCTATACCGATCGTGATTCCAGCGGCGCTGCCGTGGTGAAGCAGGAAGTTGACGCCAAGAAGCTCGTCGGGTTCGTGGAAGGTATTCCCAAGCTTGGGTACTATGCCATCGACGATTTGGACAGCAACCTTGAGCCGATGCCCATCTTCGTCAAGCCGGTCAAGACAGAGGATCCATCCGGGATCAAGGTCATCAGCGAAAGCAAGCCGCTGCCATTGGTTGCTCCCAAGGCAATCCTCTGGTCAACGGTGATGTCCTAAGGGGGTATGTATGGCTCTGACGGTATCCGATCTCAAGGTTGAGCTGAAAGACTACAACTATAGGATGCTCACCGGTGGTGACGACGATGTCGCCGCCAGGGCCCTGCAGAGGGCGTTGATCTGGGCGAAAGCAAAGATCATCGCCACGAGCGGCTCATTCGACCCTGACACGGAGATTAACCGGGAGATCGTACTCAAGCGTGCTCTCTACGAGCTCTACAGTCATGCTGAGAATGAGGCGGTGGCTTCAGACAAGAGAGAGGATGCCATGGAGCTGCTTCGTGCCGTATATGGATCTGGTGTTGATTCTGCGGGCTATCAGCAGGGAGGAGGAGCTGGGGATGCCCAGCCTTCCCCCTCTGCTGCAGTGGTCAGCAAGGAACGAAACAAGGACTTTTTCTAGGAGTGATGGATGAGAATTGAGTATTCGCATGAAGTGAAAACCCCGATAAGGTTTGATAATCTGGCTGGATTCTACCAGCGTGCAGCAGACCATATGGCCGGCTCCACTGTACGGAAAATCAACAATGGGATTGGACCTGCGAATGCCCCCTTGACGGTTGCCGTGAAAAAGGGCTCAAAAACCCTGAGAGACAGGGGCGACCTGATGGCATCCATTGCTGCAAGGGCAACTAGCAGTGAGGCATCGGTTGGAACCAACAAGGTGTATGCAAAAATCCAACATTTCGGGGGAACCATCAAGGCGAGAAAGAAATGGTTGTTCATTCCTGCATCTGCAGAGACCAGGAAGTTGCAACGTAAATATGGCTTCGCAGTTGGGGAACTCATCAGGAGAATGAAATCCGATGGCTACTCTATCTGGTTCCAGACAAACAAGACCAAAGGCGTGGTCATGGCCGAGAAGAAGCTCAAGCGGTACAAGCGGGATGATGCAGGAAAGAAGATCCACAAAGCCTTTGTCCTGTTTATCCTCAAGAAGGAAGTGACCATTCCAGCCAGACCGTTCCTGACCATCGATGATCGGGACAGGAAGGTCATCATGAATATTGCTCGTAATGAATTGGGGGTCGATTAATGATTGAAGGAATCCTGGAGGTATCAAGAGCCGCGATGGAAGAGAAGTTGGGGTTGACGGTTGTCTATGACCCGATGCCGGCCCAGAAAGCGGAGCCTCATGTAAGGCTGACTTTCATGGGAACCGGTGACCAGGGGGCCTATGATGTACTGAGTTTCCAGCTTACGGTTGTGGCGGCCGGTGATGGCCCTGACTTCTTCGTCCCTGCATTGGTCCAGGCAAGCCTGAAAGTCCATGACCTGTTCAGTGGATCAAACGGGAAGGACAGGATGGATGTGCCTTTGGCTGGAGGCTCAGCGGCAAGGATACAATTCAAGCCAATGACACTGCCGAATGGTGGTCAGTTCATCGAGAACGAGAGAGAGGATACGGAGCGGAATCAATTCCGGTACACGTATGTCGAACCACATGTTGTAACTATCTCATTTCCGAGAGACCAGAGATAGGGAGGAGAGGACATGGACAACATTATCAAGCCAAGCGGGCAGGACGGGCTGTTTGCTTTTGTGACACTTGGAACTGCATTGGACAGTAGCTCGGCATCTTATGACGGGGGATTTGCAAGAATCACCGGGGTAGGGGCGGCCAGTGCCTTTGATGCATTGAAGGATGCCTCGATTGAGAACGGGAAGGCGCTTGGGATTGGAGACATCATTTATCTT is from uncultured Sphaerochaeta sp. and encodes:
- a CDS encoding DUF935 family protein, encoding MDKQTLSVEFIRDFTSFLSWMPSPDEIMRRTGDAVTLYDEMLTDGRVSSLFYSRRNATMNLPLEIPETDNKAIDAYVEWAFKERDIRKFGWLLLTNALKYGHQPMEIVWKREKGLWKISYLKGHNINQYWYDERGNLYYSDMDGQKLLNQPYKWIIHRHEGDTHNNPQGVSILKAAYWAFKFKQLGFQFWVTATEKFSVPSILAIFEQSGNPEDVRKRAEELADMISSISSGSTGAVANIKDIKTLSMSGNLKDFEVLISTCDVQIAYALTGQSLATNNPTQGTQALGTVHEATMHGFVENDARALSYTLQALAKMCIELNFGEGMPYPEVVFDTGDQATWEQVLAAIREGVPVSKSKIYSRYRIPEPDDEEDTFMRQETMPMPTDLQGEIIDDPKEPQDPQPKGQGAAVAETGAGVTLNGAQVQAATGIVKSVEAGELPRDSGVAQLKILFNLTQEQAEEMMGSAGKQPKKAEEPPEGGDFADPGKKKVRTMTVLIR
- a CDS encoding minor capsid protein, yielding MKKEPGLLNTGEWYPKANATLIKQGYELFLRSYLEGMADASAPGKDMADGIPKPLKFDEAIAFAKAKISMAKSDYKALSDQMRYRAWTVGRLSQVDAIDKVRNHYLKQLTGDESSLVGFIDSIKADDALVAAGFGEESPWYYETVYRTNIMTDYNAGRATAYTSNQPVALEFIGIEDSRQTSICASRTGTILPYTDPWWESNWPPLHYNCRSTIRPIYKEEAEVTGLDVKGLQKTGVPKEAVKSQPSGGFGKNPIMDNEFWAPTAAQQGRINRALIQEELNGVAGETVCADFKEPREGWVIDDAPSKGGVRYPGSLAKETEFQSNLRMARTLSDRGYFVELRKAEKLAGNRQFDAWINATERWEFKSITGNAVRTMSEAIGEAARQAQRVMIEIASSEQLRQLEKAIISRAPLIKKEGRMISVLCISRGKKMVTITWKELQDSKRVSDILTSLLD
- a CDS encoding major capsid protein; translation: MDLYQLIRTYMTAGWIAGIIERMPTAKSVTIDKVFARKENNPSAYADLADIERLVGSVPVVSRGGVSINVAGSTMTRSKIEPMPIRLNDQFTGARLNDLRNLLGDGSTRGQAAVRSEIDRITRGLIADTQKTRDALCAQALTGKIDYQMRTDDGFTRYVIDFGSPLSYVPTKKWDAADIKLAQVVKHLIEMRAKLRANGHAGNVSFMAGIDAWTQLANLVEVLPNDNRSRAAIDGENITINGFNIMLNDGAYTDRDSSGAAVVKQEVDAKKLVGFVEGIPKLGYYAIDDLDSNLEPMPIFVKPVKTEDPSGIKVISESKPLPLVAPKAILWSTVMS
- a CDS encoding phage virion morphogenesis protein; translated protein: MRIEYSHEVKTPIRFDNLAGFYQRAADHMAGSTVRKINNGIGPANAPLTVAVKKGSKTLRDRGDLMASIAARATSSEASVGTNKVYAKIQHFGGTIKARKKWLFIPASAETRKLQRKYGFAVGELIRRMKSDGYSIWFQTNKTKGVVMAEKKLKRYKRDDAGKKIHKAFVLFILKKEVTIPARPFLTIDDRDRKVIMNIARNELGVD